From Camelina sativa cultivar DH55 chromosome 20, Cs, whole genome shotgun sequence, the proteins below share one genomic window:
- the LOC104772149 gene encoding uncharacterized protein LOC104772149, giving the protein MFFPETMDPETIDIFVQEDISVEEFDIDFEFDAPRFYDFSKPELDSETELWFESAGNYPPSPFSLTLSSRYEDIPKPISDQYNGFIYYNQAAKAVPNATLKSRTKPFLRKNSTLTRPTASLLARQNKQPLDTYSVRLLTRCQRSLGNLDEKFSSLLYSMPQTQDNKRQKLETGFSRKVSRLDQTPFVHKVPRKGSKVTIPKEPNLKTAQRASRHRFKAKSAPEQIAKFSSTMNKKVQETSSPSLPKKNTPHPQDLQAFHLRTSLRARERSASAKNAPTDDPIHSLTSKSHGSRKGRRVKESRRSKTNCQVYESKICPLDSKVMQTSSKCGEAIDIKHENNLLRMKYQLYFPTKTEFFLFIEGI; this is encoded by the exons ATGTTCTTCCCCGAGACAATGGATCCGGAAACAATAGATATCTTTGTACAAGAAGATATCTCCGTTGAGGAATTCGATATTGATTTCGAATTCGACGCACCTCGATTCTACGACTTCTCCAAACCGGAACTCGATTCAGAAACAGAGCTCTGGTTTGAATCCGCTGGAAACTATCCTCCTTCAC CATTTAGCCTAACGTTGAGCTCCAGATACGAAGATATCCCTAAACCTATCTCAGATCAATACAACG GGTTCATATATTACAACCAAGCTGCTAAAGCTGTTCCCAATGCGACGCTCAAGTCTAGAACCAAACCTTTTTTACGAAAGAACTCAACTTTGACGAGACCCACTGCTTCTTTATTGGCAAGACAGAACAAACAACCTCTCGATACTTACTCTGTTCGGCTTCTCACAAG ATGTCAGAGATCATTAGGAAATTTGGATGAGAAGTTCTCCTCTCTCTTATACTCTATGCCTCAAACCCAAGATAACAAAAGGCAAAAACTCGAAACTGGCTTCTCGCGCAAG GTATCTCGGCTGGACCAAACTCCTTTTGTACATAAGGTTCCAAGGAAG GGGTCCAAAGTCACTATTCCAAAGGAACCTAACCTCAAGACTGCTCAAAGGGCTTCAAGACACAG GTTTAAGGCTAAGTCAGCACCAGAGCAGATCGCAAAATTCAGCTCCACTATGAATAAAAAA GTTCAAGAAACTTCTTCACCATCTTTGCCTAAAAAAAATACGCCTCACCCCCAAGATTTACAG gcaTTTCATTTAAGAACATCTCTTAGAGCAAGGGAACGCTCTGCCAGT GCGAAAAATGCACCAACGGATGATCCTATTCACTCTTTAAC TTCAAAGTCCCATGGTTCCAGGAAGGGTAGGAGAGTCAAGGAATCTCGTAGGTCAAAGACAAATTGTCAAGTTTATGAATCTAAGATTTGCCCTCTAGACTCAAAGGTGATGCAG ACATCAAGCAAATGCGGTGAAGCAATCGACATCAAACATGAAAACAATTTACTAAGG ATGAAATATCAGTTATATTTCCCGACTAAGAccgagttttttttgttcattgaaGGAATTTGA
- the LOC104768919 gene encoding protein MALE DISCOVERER 1-like isoform X2 has product MSSDQRWRLLRPTFSIIFLFFLPHNLTFGLCFSTDAMALMKFKERIERDPFGALMNWGELSHCSWSGVVCSHDGRVVILNLRDLSLQGTIAPELGNLTHLKSLILRNNSFSGIVPEEVTELQELETLDLCDNNFGQPFLFGRRLLQIPPPGGFDAVPPLPSPSPSPTEEEEVPINFPSFLPPPTASQAPPRMKRANPPTEIQANTPNPPPVFPPPAQSPPPQLSGVPHDGNNKRSHKTYIIVGVLVGVVGVMVVLVIFFLLWNQKVKMIKPWGATGSSGQLQDVVITDIPKLKLSELEAACEDFSNIIGSTSSDATIYKGTLSTGSEIAVLAVASGSLQDWSVDHETQFQEKIQRLSQVNHKNFLNVIGYCHEDEPFNRMLVFEYAPNGSLFEHLHDQDAEQLDWPMRMRIVMGIAYCVEHMHNLNPKPISHTNLNSSSVNLATDYAAKVSDFTFLSTTSVEPMTNVVSFATLLQEIITGKIPDPDSLLHDETNPVADPTLESFQEEEVMEKMWEVVRECLNQKMEMKEVVVKLRDITGITAEAALPSRSPAWWAELEIISTEV; this is encoded by the exons aTGAGTTCCGATCAACGGTGGAGACTACTCCGACCAACATtctccatcatcttcctcttctttcttcctcacaATCTCACCTTTGGTCTCTGTTTCAGCACAGATG CAATGGCGCTAATGAAATTCAAAGAGAGAATAGAAAGAGACCCGTTTGGAGCTCTGATGAATTGGGGAGAGCTTTCTCATTGTTCTTGGTCCGGTGTTGTCTGTTCACATGATGGAAGAGTTGTCATCTT AAATTTACGAGATCTCTCCCTACAAGGAACAATTGCACCAGAACTCGGAAACTTAACTCACTTGAAATCCCT TATTCTTAGAAACAATTCATTTTCCGGGATAGTACCTGAGGAGGTAACAGAATTGCAGGAGCTTGAGACCTTGGATTTGTGTGACAACAACTTTGGCCAACCATTTCTCTTCGGTCGCAGGCTTCTTCAGATACCTCCCCCTGGTGGCTTTGATGCAGTTCCCCCGTTAccttctccttcaccatcgCCTACGGAGGAAGAGGAAGTCCCCATAAAttttccttccttccttccccCTCCTACTGCATCCCAAGCCCCTCCGCGGATGAAACGTGCAAACCCTCCTACTGAAATCCAAGCCAATACCCCAAACCCGCCTCCAGTATTCCCTCCACCAGCTCAGTCTCCACCCCCTCAGCTTTCAGGTGTGCCTCATGATGGCAACAATAAGAGATCTCATAAGACTTACATAATAGTTGGAGTGCTAGTAGGTGTAGTTGGCGTCATGGTTGTATTGgtgatcttctttcttctctggaACCAaaaggtaaaaatgataaagcCATGGGGGGCAACTGGGAGCAGTGGCCAGCTTCAAGATGTTGTGATTACAG ATATTCCTAAGCTGAAGCTATCAGAACTAGAAGCTGCCTGTGAAGATTTCAGTAACATCATAGGCTCCACATCCTCAGACGCAACCATTTACAAAGGCACTCTCTCCACCGGTTCTGAAATCGCCGTTCTAGCAGTCGCATCTGGTTCCCTCCAAGACTGGTCAGTGGATCACGAAACACAGTTCCAAGAGAAG ATACAGAGGTTATCTCAAGTGAACCACAAGAACTTCCTCAATGTAATCGGATACTGCCATGAAGATGAACCCTTCAACAGAATGCTAGTTTTCGAATACGCTCCTAACGGATCCCTCTTCGAGCATCTGCACG ACCAAGACGCAGAGCAGTTGGATTGGCCAATGAGAATGAGAATCGTAATGGGAATTGCTTACTGTGTAGAACATATGCacaatctaaaccctaaacccatctCACACACCAACCTCAACTCCTCTTCAGTCAACTTGGCAACAGATTACGCAGCTAAAGTCTCAGACTTTACATTCCTCAGCACTACTTCAGTTGAACCCATGACCAACGTTGTTAGCTTCGCCACCCTTCTGCAGGAGATCATCACCGGAAAGATCCCGGATCCGGATTCTTTGCTCCACGACGAAACCAATCCTGTTGCAGACCCGACTTTGGAAAGCTTTCAGGAGGAGGAGGTGATGGAGAAGATGTGGGAAGTGGTTAGAGAGTGTTTGAATCAGAAGATGGAAATGAAAGAAGTGGTGGTTAAGCTGAGAGATATCACCGGAATAACTGCGGAAGCTGCGTTGCCGAGTCGATCTCCGGCGTGGTGGGCGGAACTGGAGATCATATCCACCGAagtgtag
- the LOC104768919 gene encoding protein MALE DISCOVERER 1-like isoform X1, translating into MSSDQRWRLLRPTFSIIFLFFLPHNLTFGLCFSTDAMALMKFKERIERDPFGALMNWGELSHCSWSGVVCSHDGRVVILNLRDLSLQGTIAPELGNLTHLKSLILRNNSFSGIVPEEVTELQELETLDLCDNNFGQPFLFGRRLLQIPPPGGFDAVPPLPSPSPSPTEEEEVPINFPSFLPPPTASQAPPRMKRANPPTEIQANTPNPPPVFPPPAQSPPPQLSGVPHDGNNKRSHKTYIIVGVLVGVVGVMVVLVIFFLLWNQKVKMIKPWGATGSSGQLQDVVITDIPKLKLSELEAACEDFSNIIGSTSSDATIYKGTLSTGSEIAVLAVASGSLQDWSVDHETQFQEKVTSETSFYTLVLFLLFFKHTYNPTMQIQRLSQVNHKNFLNVIGYCHEDEPFNRMLVFEYAPNGSLFEHLHDQDAEQLDWPMRMRIVMGIAYCVEHMHNLNPKPISHTNLNSSSVNLATDYAAKVSDFTFLSTTSVEPMTNVVSFATLLQEIITGKIPDPDSLLHDETNPVADPTLESFQEEEVMEKMWEVVRECLNQKMEMKEVVVKLRDITGITAEAALPSRSPAWWAELEIISTEV; encoded by the exons aTGAGTTCCGATCAACGGTGGAGACTACTCCGACCAACATtctccatcatcttcctcttctttcttcctcacaATCTCACCTTTGGTCTCTGTTTCAGCACAGATG CAATGGCGCTAATGAAATTCAAAGAGAGAATAGAAAGAGACCCGTTTGGAGCTCTGATGAATTGGGGAGAGCTTTCTCATTGTTCTTGGTCCGGTGTTGTCTGTTCACATGATGGAAGAGTTGTCATCTT AAATTTACGAGATCTCTCCCTACAAGGAACAATTGCACCAGAACTCGGAAACTTAACTCACTTGAAATCCCT TATTCTTAGAAACAATTCATTTTCCGGGATAGTACCTGAGGAGGTAACAGAATTGCAGGAGCTTGAGACCTTGGATTTGTGTGACAACAACTTTGGCCAACCATTTCTCTTCGGTCGCAGGCTTCTTCAGATACCTCCCCCTGGTGGCTTTGATGCAGTTCCCCCGTTAccttctccttcaccatcgCCTACGGAGGAAGAGGAAGTCCCCATAAAttttccttccttccttccccCTCCTACTGCATCCCAAGCCCCTCCGCGGATGAAACGTGCAAACCCTCCTACTGAAATCCAAGCCAATACCCCAAACCCGCCTCCAGTATTCCCTCCACCAGCTCAGTCTCCACCCCCTCAGCTTTCAGGTGTGCCTCATGATGGCAACAATAAGAGATCTCATAAGACTTACATAATAGTTGGAGTGCTAGTAGGTGTAGTTGGCGTCATGGTTGTATTGgtgatcttctttcttctctggaACCAaaaggtaaaaatgataaagcCATGGGGGGCAACTGGGAGCAGTGGCCAGCTTCAAGATGTTGTGATTACAG ATATTCCTAAGCTGAAGCTATCAGAACTAGAAGCTGCCTGTGAAGATTTCAGTAACATCATAGGCTCCACATCCTCAGACGCAACCATTTACAAAGGCACTCTCTCCACCGGTTCTGAAATCGCCGTTCTAGCAGTCGCATCTGGTTCCCTCCAAGACTGGTCAGTGGATCACGAAACACAGTTCCAAGAGAAGGTAACATCAGAAACCTCCTTCTACACTCTAGTTTTATTTCTACTCTTCTTTAAACACACATACAATCCAACAATGCAGATACAGAGGTTATCTCAAGTGAACCACAAGAACTTCCTCAATGTAATCGGATACTGCCATGAAGATGAACCCTTCAACAGAATGCTAGTTTTCGAATACGCTCCTAACGGATCCCTCTTCGAGCATCTGCACG ACCAAGACGCAGAGCAGTTGGATTGGCCAATGAGAATGAGAATCGTAATGGGAATTGCTTACTGTGTAGAACATATGCacaatctaaaccctaaacccatctCACACACCAACCTCAACTCCTCTTCAGTCAACTTGGCAACAGATTACGCAGCTAAAGTCTCAGACTTTACATTCCTCAGCACTACTTCAGTTGAACCCATGACCAACGTTGTTAGCTTCGCCACCCTTCTGCAGGAGATCATCACCGGAAAGATCCCGGATCCGGATTCTTTGCTCCACGACGAAACCAATCCTGTTGCAGACCCGACTTTGGAAAGCTTTCAGGAGGAGGAGGTGATGGAGAAGATGTGGGAAGTGGTTAGAGAGTGTTTGAATCAGAAGATGGAAATGAAAGAAGTGGTGGTTAAGCTGAGAGATATCACCGGAATAACTGCGGAAGCTGCGTTGCCGAGTCGATCTCCGGCGTGGTGGGCGGAACTGGAGATCATATCCACCGAagtgtag
- the LOC104768920 gene encoding basic leucine zipper 19-like, protein MSFHVVETSSGIPQSDNQVGEKKSVLVQYELEPGFTIHMRHNIDPATDPQKLKQIIANRVSAHKSRWKKLQYVKTLVKGSMELQMAVNVMRAKVKIAIEEKQRLENEKKQLKEAISARLQDYLNNDGITNMYKAEIQRLKKSMAPPTSST, encoded by the exons ATGAGCTTTCATGTGGTTGAAACGTCGTCTGGAATACCCCAAAGTGATAACCAAGTAGGAGAGAAGAAAAGTGTTTTAGTCCAATACGAACTTGAGCCAGGCTTCACCATTCATATGCGTCATAATATTGATCCTGCTACCGATCCTCAGAAGCTCAAACA GATAATTGCAAACCGTGTTTCGGCTCATAAGTCAAGGTGGAAGAAGCTTCAATATGTTAAAACTCTAGTAAAGGGATCCATGGAGCTCcaa ATGGCGGTGAATGTGATGCGTGCGAAAGTAAAGATAGCGATTGAAGAGAAGCAACGtctagaaaatgaaaaaaaacagcTAAAGGAGGCTATCTCTGCTCGACTTCAAGATTATCTCAACAACGACG GTATTACTAACATGTATAAAGCGGAGATACAAAGGTTGAAGAAGAGCATGGCTCCGCCCACCAGTAGTACTTAG
- the LOC109131333 gene encoding nonsense-mediated mRNA decay protein 2-like: MLDIAFELIGEATSNSLLMFCFCNLIIVMIFTGSSKPGSMGSQDPTFVTPVSYDMCYIASHDHDDEAMTIAAAVPCAQDEPLIDDSSSDEEEDIEISHCYADDDSDDDDDDDDDDSDEDEDEDENKEAEVEEEEGDDDLRTRVEEFIAKINNEWRHEKLRALNLVY; the protein is encoded by the coding sequence ATGTTGGACATAGCGTTTGAATTGATTGGAGAAGCCACTTCGAATTcgcttctcatgttctgtttctgCAACCTCATTATTGTCATGATCTTCACCGGTTCATCAAAACCTGGTTCGATGGGTTCACAAGATCCCACGTTTGTTACCCCTGTCAGCTACGATATGTGCTACATTGCTTctcatgatcatgatgatgaagcTATGACTATAGCTGCTGCTGTTCCATGTGCACAAGATGAGCCGTTGATCGATGACTCAAGTTCTGACGAAGAAGAGGACATAGAAATCAGCCATTGCTATGctgatgatgatagtgatgatgatgatgatgatgatgatgatgatagtgatgaggatgaggatgaggatgagaaCAAAGAGGCAGAGGTtgaagaggaggaaggagatgatgatCTGAGAACGAGGGTAGAAGAGTTTATAGCAAAAATTAACAATGAATGGAGGCACGAGAAGCTTAGGGCTTTGAATTTAGTTTATTGA